A section of the Topomyia yanbarensis strain Yona2022 unplaced genomic scaffold, ASM3024719v1 HiC_scaffold_15, whole genome shotgun sequence genome encodes:
- the LOC131694785 gene encoding pancreatic triacylglycerol lipase-like, giving the protein MVKSIAVVLLGLLAFATAAPLDQPVDNKWSLLPDANGRLHLASLNPYNIPEAQEPENRFTASTDTIFRLYTKLNPTTPQIIALNIVESLTSSNFNPAHPTRFIIHGWNNDGFSEVNTILTNAWMTRGEFNVITVDWGIGANTINYPLARTRVASVGSVVSSFINFIQANTGISFNSISIAGHSLGAHAAGNAGFFQLGRLNTIFGLDPAFPLFSYASSDRIRSTDAVYVETIHTNAGLLGFDLPLGQTAFYPNGGRIQPGCGVDISGACAHSRAYEFLAESIVSGGFSAVPCQSYEEILENSCTASGPSLAMGGEPSNFALRPQGIFSLTTLSSRPFSRG; this is encoded by the exons ATGGTAAAGTCAATTGCTGTCGTGCTGCTCGGATTACTGGCATTTG CTACTGCTGCTCCACTTGACCAACCGGTGGATAACAAATGGAGCCTGCTTCCAGATGCCAATGGCCGGCTACACTTAGCGAGTCTTAATCCTTACAACATTCCCGAGGCACAAGAACCAGAGAATCGATTCACGGCATCAACGGACACAATTTTTCGTCTGTATACAAAATTGAATCCAACAACACCGCAGATCATCGCGCTGAACATCGTCGAGTCGCTGACCAGTTCAAATTTTAACCCTGCCCATCCAACCCGGTTTATTATCCATGGATGGAACAACGATGGGTTCTCCGAGGTCAACACGATTCTCACGAATGCCTGGATGACCCGAGGTGAGTTCAACGTAATAACCGTGGACTGGGGAATCGGTGCCAATACCATCAACTATCCACTCGCTCGCACACGAGTCGCTTCCGTCGGCTCGGTGGTTTCGTCGTTTATCAACTTCATCCAAGCGAACACTGGCATCTCGTTCAACAGCATCAGTATAGCGGGTCACAGTTTGGGGGCTCACGCCGCCGGCAATGCTGGATTCTTTCAACTCGGCCGCTTGAATACAATTTTCGGATTGGATCCCGCTTTCCCGTTGTTTTCGTACGCCAGTTCGGACCGAATCAGATCGACCGATGCGGTCTATGTGGAGACAATCCACACGAATGCGGGATTATTGGGCTTCGATCTACCGCTGGGACAAACGGCATTCTATCCAAATGGCGGTCGTATCCAACCTGGATGCGGGGTTGATATCTCCGGTGCTTGTGCACATAGTCGGGCGTACGAGTTCCTGGCGGAGTCAATCGTGTCAGGAGGTTTCAGTGCGGTCCCGTGCCAGTCGTATGAGGAGATTCTGGAAAACAGTTGCACTGCCAGTGGTCCCAGTCTGGCGATGGGTGGTGAACCATCTAATTTTGCCCTTCGACCGCAAGGAATTTTTTCACTGACAACGCTTTCGTCCAGGCCGTTTTCGAGGGGTTAG
- the LOC131694781 gene encoding pancreatic triacylglycerol lipase-like — protein sequence MKFTIAVLLLMALRARSTPVEPRHSLVSDANGNLHLVNPNPYTVIDAELEPFFNAETDIVFRLFTRSNPNNGQVLFWNDPASVQNSNFNPAHPTRFTIHGWNGDGTSGLNSNIRNNYFAVGDFNVISVDWGAGAQTINYISARNRVLAVGEIVSRMINTLVSASGASRNSVSVIGHSLGAHAAGNAGKFQGGQIQSVIGLDPAGPLFSLGQSDIMALSDAQYVEAIFSNAGTLGFNLPLGNANFFPNGGRTQPGCGIDLTGNCAHSRAHELFAESISSTVGFRATRCVSHDEVLAGGCTSSGPDAMMGGEPSNHGRGVDGIFRMNTNSGAPFAQG from the exons ATGAAGTTTACGATAGCAGTTTTACTTCTAATGGCCCTGAGGG CTCGATCAACACCCGTGGAACCCCGGCACAGTCTTGTTTCCGACGCCAACGGAAATCTTCATCTGGTCAATCCGAATCCCTACACAGTGATTGACGCCGAATTGGAACCCTTTTTCAACGCTGAAACCGATATCGTTTTCCGGCTTTTCACCCGATCCAATCCAAACAATGGACAGGTGCTGTTTTGGAATGACCCAGCATCAGTTCAAAACTCAAACTTTAACCCAGCTCATCCAACGCGGTTCACCATCCACGGCTGGAATGGAGACGGTACGTCCGGATTAAACAGCAATATTCGAAACAATTACTTTGCAGTTGGTGACTTCAATGTCATCAGTGTCGACTGGGGTGCAGGTGCGCAAACGATCAACTACATCAGTGCCAGGAATCGGGTTCTTGCTGTCGGGGAAATCGTATCCCGCATGATCAATACACTGGTGTCCGCAAGCGGAGCTTCCCGAAATAGCGTCAGCGTTATCGGTCACAGTTTGGGAGCTCATGCAGCTGGAAACGCTGGTAAATTCCAAGGTGGCCAGATTCAGTCGGTCATTGGCTTGGACCCGGCCGGTCCATTGTTCTCGCTTGGTCAATCCGATATTATGGCTCTTAGTGATGCACAGTACGTGGAGGCAATATTCTCGAACGCAGGCACGCTGGGATTCAACCTACCATTGGGAAATGCTAACTTTTTCCCGAACGGAGGCCGAACACAGCCAGGCTGTGGGATCGATCTTACCGGAAACTGTGCACACTCGAGAGCCCATGAATTGTTCGCTGAGTCGATCTCGTCCACGGTTGGTTTCCGGGCGACCCGATGCGTCTCTCACGATGAAGTGCTGGCTGGTGGATGTACTTCCAGTGGACCAGACGCGATGATGGGTGGCGAGCCGTCGAACCATGGTCGAGGTGTAGATGGTATTTTCCGGATGAATACGAACTCGGGTGCTCCGTTTGCCCAGGGTTAG
- the LOC131694788 gene encoding pancreatic triacylglycerol lipase-like produces MKFTILVLFLLALGARSTPVEPRYSLVSDANGNLHLVNPNPYTVIDAELEPFFNAETDIVFRLFTRSNPNDGQVLFWNDRGSVHNSNFNPAHPTRFTIHGWNGDGTSDLNSNTRGNYFAIGDFNAISVDWGAGAQTINYISARNRVDSVGDIVSRMINTLVTASGASRNSISIIGHSLGAHAAGNAGKYQGGQIHTIVGLDPAGPLFSLGQSDILTPNDAQYVEAISSNAGTLGFDQPLGQATFFPNGGSSQPGCGIDLTGSCAHSRSHEMFAESISSPVGFRSTRCASHSEVVGGGCTSSGPDAMMGGEPSNHGRGVNGVYRLNTNSNAPFAQG; encoded by the exons ATGAAGTTCACGATACTAGTTCTATTTCTATTGGCTCTAGGGG CCCGATCAACACCCGTGGAACCCCGGTACAGTCTTGTTTCTGACGCTAACGGAAACCTACATCTGGTCAATCCGAATCCCTACACTGTGATTGACGCCGAGTTGGAACCATTTTTCAACGCTGAAACCGATATCGTCTTCCGGCTTTTCACCCGATCCAATCCAAACGATGGACAGGTGCTGTTTTGGAATGACCGAGGATCTGTTCATAACTCAAACTTCAACCCAGCTCATCCAACGCGGTTCACCATTCACGGTTGGAATGGAGACGGCACATCTGATTTGAACAGTAACACTCGTGGCAACTACTTTGCAATCGGTGACTTCAACGCTATCAGTGTCGACTGGGGAGCAGGTGCGCAAACGATCAACTACATCAGTGCCAGAAATCGGGTGGACTCCGTTGGAGATATTGTGTCCCGCATGATCAATACACTGGTGACCGCTAGTGGAGCTTCCCGAAACAGCATCAGCATCATCGGTCACAGTTTGGGAGCTCATGCTGCTGGAAACGCTGGTAAATACCAAGGTGGCCAGATTCATACGATCGTTGGTTTGGACCCAGCCGGCCCATTGTTCTCGCTAGGCCAATCAGATATTTTGACTCCCAATGACGCTCAGTACGTGGAGGCAATATCCTCGAATGCAGGTACGCTGGGATTCGATCAACCTCTGGGCCAAGCTACCTTCTTTCCGAACGGAGGAAGTTCACAGCCTGgctgcggtattgatttaacCGGTAGTTGTGCACACTCGCGATCCCATGAAATGTTCGCCGAGTCGATTTCGTCACCGGTTGGTTTCCGATCGACCCGATGTGCATCTCACAGTGAAGTGGTGGGTGGTGGATGTACTTCCAGCGGACCGGATGCGATGATGGGTGGCGAGCCGTCGAACCATGGCCGAGGTGTTAATGGAGTTTACCGGTTAAATACTAACTCGAACGCTCCATTTGCCCAGGGATAA